A DNA window from Anaerocolumna sp. AGMB13020 contains the following coding sequences:
- a CDS encoding 2-oxoacid:ferredoxin oxidoreductase subunit beta encodes MGKFTTYETAWCPGCGNFAILNSLKTALEELDKDPKEVLMVAGIGQAAKTPQYISANSFCGLHGRALPAAVAAKIANEKLTVIVDSGDGDSYGEGGNHFIHNIRRNVNITHFVHDNQIYGLTKGQASPTSKEGHVTEVQTDGSMNTPLNPVLMAIAAGAGFVARGFSGDAKQLVTLMKEAISYPGYAFVDILQPCISFNKINTFAYYKSKVAPLGEEYDPSNKAAAIMTAMEGEERIPTGIIYREDKLDFHRKHNLLKDGKTLIEQERNTKVIEALINRFV; translated from the coding sequence ATGGGAAAATTTACGACTTACGAAACAGCCTGGTGCCCTGGCTGCGGTAATTTTGCAATTTTGAATAGCTTGAAAACAGCCTTGGAAGAGCTTGATAAAGATCCAAAAGAGGTACTGATGGTAGCCGGAATCGGCCAGGCAGCAAAGACACCTCAGTATATCAGTGCCAATAGCTTCTGCGGACTTCATGGAAGGGCCTTACCGGCTGCAGTTGCTGCCAAGATAGCAAATGAAAAACTAACGGTTATAGTGGATTCCGGCGACGGTGACTCCTATGGTGAAGGAGGAAACCACTTTATACATAACATACGAAGAAATGTAAATATTACACATTTTGTTCATGATAATCAGATCTATGGACTTACCAAAGGTCAGGCATCCCCAACCAGTAAGGAAGGTCATGTAACCGAAGTACAGACAGATGGAAGCATGAATACGCCTTTAAATCCCGTATTAATGGCAATAGCTGCCGGTGCAGGTTTTGTAGCCAGAGGTTTCAGCGGTGATGCAAAACAACTGGTAACCCTTATGAAGGAAGCCATCTCTTATCCAGGTTATGCATTTGTGGATATCCTCCAGCCGTGTATCAGCTTTAATAAGATCAACACCTTTGCTTACTACAAGAGTAAAGTTGCACCCTTAGGAGAAGAGTACGATCCCTCAAATAAAGCTGCAGCTATTATGACTGCAATGGAAGGGGAAGAACGAATTCCCACCGGTATTATCTATAGAGAAGATAAACTGGATTTTCATAGGAAGCATAACCTTTTAAAAGACGGTAAGACTTTAATTGAACAGGAGAGGAATACAAAAGTTATCGAGGCGTTAATCAACCGATTTGTATAA
- a CDS encoding rubrerythrin family protein, protein MAVKNAMTSDFLHSAYGGESMAHMRYLTWGTMAEKEGFPNIAKLFEAIAYAERVHANNHFKEIGGDTADATVVAGAVFGTGKTVDNLQGAINGELHEVDQMYPVYLNAAEFQEEKGAQRSFHLALEAEKIHAELFKQAQDAAKGGQDIKLESVYVCPICGHTVLDGAPDKCPVCGAKQDLYKKF, encoded by the coding sequence ATGGCAGTTAAGAATGCAATGACAAGTGATTTTCTTCATTCCGCTTACGGTGGAGAGAGCATGGCCCATATGAGGTATTTGACCTGGGGAACCATGGCTGAGAAAGAGGGCTTTCCGAACATAGCTAAGCTGTTTGAAGCCATAGCTTATGCAGAAAGGGTACATGCTAATAATCACTTCAAGGAAATTGGAGGAGATACTGCTGATGCTACTGTTGTTGCGGGAGCAGTATTTGGAACAGGAAAAACAGTGGATAATCTGCAGGGAGCAATTAACGGTGAACTCCATGAGGTAGATCAAATGTATCCGGTGTATCTGAATGCAGCAGAATTTCAGGAGGAAAAGGGAGCACAAAGATCCTTCCATTTAGCACTGGAGGCTGAAAAAATTCACGCGGAATTGTTTAAACAGGCTCAGGATGCAGCAAAAGGCGGACAGGATATCAAACTGGAATCCGTATATGTCTGTCCAATCTGCGGACATACAGTTCTTGATGGTGCACCTGATAAATGTCCTGTATGCGGTGCAAAACAGGATTTATATAAAAAGTTCTGA
- a CDS encoding S8 family peptidase has product MNRVADIIDLNWAHDRNITGENVGVAVVDTGICMHKDFTEGKNRIKAFHDLIHGRIEPYDDNGHGSHVSGIIGGSGFLSNGKYTGIAPKCDLIGIKVLDQKGDGNISDVLAGLQWIIDNKVKHNIRVVNISVGTTTKDNADENSLLVKGVNAVWDAGIVVVVAAGNNGPSPMSISTPGISRKVITVGSSDDRITVELFGNKTMDYSGRGPTASCVKKPDIVAPGSNIVSCGTMKNYQRYRYNVLNNPRNDYTNLMYTVKSGTSMATPIVTGAIALLLSVYPSLSNKDVKLKLRDCAIDLGYPWSKQGWGLLNIKRLLQ; this is encoded by the coding sequence ATGAACCGTGTAGCTGATATCATAGACTTAAATTGGGCACACGATAGAAATATTACAGGTGAAAATGTAGGAGTTGCAGTTGTAGATACCGGCATCTGTATGCACAAAGATTTTACAGAAGGAAAAAATAGAATAAAGGCCTTTCATGATTTGATACACGGGAGAATCGAGCCTTATGACGATAACGGCCACGGCAGTCACGTCTCCGGAATTATCGGCGGCAGCGGCTTTCTCTCAAATGGCAAATATACCGGAATAGCCCCCAAATGCGACCTGATTGGAATCAAGGTACTGGACCAGAAAGGTGACGGTAATATTTCAGATGTACTGGCAGGCTTACAATGGATAATTGATAATAAAGTAAAACACAATATAAGAGTTGTTAACATTTCAGTTGGTACAACAACAAAAGACAATGCCGATGAAAATTCACTTTTGGTGAAAGGTGTAAACGCTGTATGGGATGCGGGTATCGTAGTGGTGGTAGCTGCCGGAAACAATGGCCCCAGTCCAATGTCCATTTCAACTCCCGGTATCAGCCGAAAGGTAATTACCGTCGGTTCTTCCGATGACAGAATAACCGTTGAACTCTTTGGAAATAAAACCATGGATTATTCCGGAAGAGGTCCTACAGCCTCCTGTGTTAAAAAACCTGATATCGTGGCACCCGGATCTAATATTGTATCCTGTGGTACCATGAAGAATTACCAAAGATACAGATACAATGTACTTAATAATCCCAGAAATGATTACACCAACCTAATGTATACTGTTAAGAGCGGCACCTCCATGGCTACCCCCATTGTTACCGGTGCTATCGCTCTTTTACTTTCTGTATATCCGTCTTTAAGCAACAAAGATGTTAAATTGAAGCTGCGGGACTGCGCAATTGACCTTGGTTATCCCTGGTCAAAGCAGGGCTGGGGTCTGTTAAATATAAAAAGGCTTCTTCAATAA
- the mltG gene encoding endolytic transglycosylase MltG: MRKIKKLTAILIIPALLLTGFLRSQTSTAAEMPATEETEPALATENDNQNTSVIVKQYGILTVDAKGIYSFWDFSKDTDGRIETTDKGNIMIPLKKTAAQLTELKLSYNKTTKKATVTNTVNKKKITFTLGSSTFYYYSSSKAKGVKKTMASPMYISKESKALMVHMAALKWVLLKTEGVKSYKVSDMQAKGYDTTALSGVIVYNPYGKVTSLVEASKVSNIGRTVKVTIPEGYSLPQVFTLLVRKGVCASEEVLYKAMEEYDFTRDYSLIDALEDNPDRCYLLEGYLYPDTYEFYRLSKGEDAIGKFLRNGDGKITEADKKKAAELGLTINQILTIASLVEKEGKDKETKYNISSVIHNRLKINMKLQLDASIHYVEKYIKPFIDGDINRYNSFYNTYKCPALPAGPICNPGREAINAALNPPQTDYLYFYSDEQKNYYFSKEYHNQ, encoded by the coding sequence ATGAGAAAAATAAAAAAGCTGACTGCTATTCTAATAATTCCCGCTCTGTTATTAACAGGATTTTTAAGAAGCCAGACGAGTACTGCCGCAGAAATGCCAGCAACAGAAGAGACAGAGCCTGCGCTTGCGACGGAGAACGATAACCAGAACACGAGTGTAATAGTGAAGCAGTACGGAATCCTTACGGTAGACGCAAAAGGTATTTATTCCTTTTGGGATTTCTCCAAAGATACTGATGGGAGAATTGAAACCACTGACAAAGGCAATATCATGATTCCTTTGAAAAAAACAGCGGCACAGTTGACAGAACTTAAGCTCAGCTATAATAAAACGACTAAAAAAGCAACTGTGACCAATACAGTGAATAAAAAGAAAATCACCTTTACCCTGGGCAGCAGTACTTTTTATTATTATTCCTCCTCCAAGGCCAAAGGGGTAAAAAAGACGATGGCTTCACCTATGTATATCTCCAAGGAAAGTAAAGCACTTATGGTACATATGGCAGCACTTAAATGGGTCCTTTTAAAAACAGAAGGAGTGAAATCCTATAAAGTATCGGATATGCAGGCAAAAGGATACGATACCACTGCTTTAAGCGGGGTTATCGTGTACAATCCATATGGCAAAGTCACAAGCCTTGTAGAAGCCTCTAAAGTAAGTAATATAGGAAGAACAGTAAAAGTTACCATACCGGAAGGTTATTCATTGCCTCAGGTATTTACCCTCTTGGTTCGGAAAGGGGTATGTGCCTCAGAGGAGGTTTTGTATAAAGCGATGGAGGAATATGATTTTACCAGGGATTACTCTTTAATTGATGCGCTGGAGGATAATCCTGACCGCTGTTATCTGCTGGAAGGATATCTGTATCCTGATACCTATGAGTTCTACCGGTTGAGTAAAGGTGAAGATGCTATAGGAAAATTTTTACGTAACGGAGATGGAAAAATAACAGAAGCTGATAAGAAAAAGGCAGCAGAACTCGGATTGACCATTAATCAGATACTGACCATTGCGTCACTGGTGGAAAAAGAAGGGAAGGATAAAGAAACCAAATACAATATTTCTTCTGTGATCCATAACCGGTTAAAGATAAACATGAAACTGCAGTTAGATGCGAGCATCCATTATGTGGAAAAATATATAAAACCTTTTATAGATGGGGATATCAACCGTTACAATAGCTTTTACAATACCTATAAATGCCCTGCTTTACCGGCAGGACCAATCTGTAATCCTGGCAGAGAAGCAATCAATGCGGCACTTAACCCTCCGCAGACCGATTATCTTTATTTCTATAGCGATGAACAAAAAAATTACTACTTCTCCAAGGAGTATCATAATCAGTAA